A window from Ardenticatena maritima encodes these proteins:
- a CDS encoding beta-galactosidase — translation MSTTFGVAYYPEHWPETRWATDARLMREAGIDTVRLAEFAWAQMEPAPGDYTFDWLDRAVELFAQEGFRIIMCTPTAAPPAWLVQRYPDMLPVDDQGRRRAFGSRRHVCPNHAGFHAETERIVRVLGERYGAHPAVIGWQLDNEWGGGRSTRCYCPNCVAAFRRWLQARYGSLDALNDAWGADFWSQRYTAWEQIGAPILTVSTPNPSHVLDYYRFMSDAWVAYQQRQIDVLRPLLPEGRFITHNFMGLFDEIDYHALAQPLDFITWDSYPTGHEDRWSEKVYTPDETPPPHAYDTGDPFITEMAHDVMRGLQNKPFWVMEQQCGFINWGFYNQAPRPAVIRLWSWQAVAHGADALVYFRWRAVRYAQEQFHSGLLRHDGEPADGWHVVRRLQAERALLERLQATQTPAEVAMLLAYDDLWALDLQPHHREFRYWRHFGAYYRALRRAGVDVDIVAPRADLSRYKLVIAPTLYLVDDALAAHLHAYVAQGGHLVLGVRSGFKTPTNLVTEAPLPGALRALVGARVEAWHSLPPTTTYRARFDHLHETPIHLWAEALTPETAAPVGFYTTSPLAPHAAMTEHVVGKGLVTYVGVWPSRALLDTFVPHWLDRAHVARLLTIPDGVTVASRQGEEGRYLFICNWTEQVARVFLPVKGKDALSGAPVGGDIPVPPLDVRILIV, via the coding sequence ATGAGCACCACGTTTGGCGTCGCGTATTATCCCGAACATTGGCCTGAAACACGCTGGGCGACCGATGCCCGCCTCATGCGCGAGGCGGGCATTGACACGGTGCGCCTTGCGGAATTTGCCTGGGCGCAGATGGAACCTGCTCCCGGCGACTACACGTTTGACTGGCTCGACCGCGCCGTTGAGTTGTTCGCCCAGGAAGGCTTTCGCATCATCATGTGCACCCCCACCGCCGCACCGCCGGCGTGGCTTGTGCAACGCTACCCCGACATGCTTCCCGTGGACGACCAGGGGCGGCGGCGCGCTTTTGGCTCGCGGCGGCATGTGTGCCCCAACCATGCCGGCTTTCACGCTGAAACCGAACGCATTGTGCGCGTGCTTGGCGAACGCTACGGCGCACACCCCGCCGTCATCGGCTGGCAGTTGGACAACGAATGGGGCGGCGGACGCAGCACCCGCTGTTATTGCCCCAATTGCGTCGCCGCCTTTCGGCGCTGGTTGCAGGCGCGCTACGGCTCGCTGGATGCTCTCAATGACGCCTGGGGCGCAGACTTCTGGTCTCAGCGCTACACGGCGTGGGAGCAGATTGGCGCGCCCATTCTCACCGTCTCCACGCCAAACCCCAGCCACGTACTCGATTACTACCGCTTCATGTCCGATGCGTGGGTGGCGTACCAACAGCGCCAGATTGACGTTTTGCGCCCCCTTCTCCCCGAAGGGCGCTTCATCACGCATAACTTCATGGGCTTGTTTGATGAAATTGACTACCACGCGCTCGCCCAACCGCTTGACTTCATCACGTGGGACAGTTATCCGACCGGGCATGAAGACCGCTGGTCGGAAAAAGTCTACACCCCTGATGAAACCCCGCCGCCCCACGCCTACGACACAGGCGACCCCTTCATCACCGAAATGGCGCACGATGTGATGCGCGGATTGCAGAACAAACCCTTCTGGGTGATGGAGCAGCAGTGCGGTTTCATCAATTGGGGCTTCTACAACCAGGCACCGCGTCCCGCCGTCATTCGGCTTTGGTCGTGGCAGGCGGTGGCGCATGGTGCGGACGCCCTTGTCTATTTTCGCTGGCGTGCCGTGCGTTATGCGCAGGAACAGTTCCACAGCGGCTTGCTGCGCCACGACGGCGAACCCGCCGACGGCTGGCATGTAGTGCGCCGTTTGCAAGCCGAACGCGCCTTGCTGGAACGCCTGCAAGCCACCCAAACGCCCGCCGAGGTTGCCATGCTTCTGGCGTATGATGACTTGTGGGCGCTGGATCTGCAACCGCACCATCGCGAGTTTCGCTACTGGCGCCATTTTGGCGCGTATTACCGCGCTTTGCGCCGCGCCGGCGTGGACGTGGATATCGTCGCACCGCGCGCCGACCTCTCACGCTACAAGTTGGTGATTGCGCCGACGCTCTACCTGGTAGATGACGCGCTCGCCGCCCATTTGCACGCCTATGTTGCCCAGGGCGGGCACCTGGTGTTGGGGGTGCGTTCGGGCTTCAAGACCCCCACCAATTTGGTGACGGAAGCGCCTTTGCCGGGCGCGTTGCGGGCATTGGTGGGGGCGCGGGTAGAAGCCTGGCACAGCCTGCCGCCGACAACAACCTACCGCGCCCGTTTCGACCATTTGCACGAAACCCCCATCCACCTGTGGGCGGAAGCCCTGACACCGGAAACAGCCGCGCCGGTGGGCTTCTACACCACCAGCCCATTGGCGCCCCACGCTGCCATGACCGAGCACGTTGTCGGGAAAGGGCTGGTGACATACGTGGGTGTGTGGCCGTCGCGCGCCCTGTTGGATACGTTTGTGCCCCATTGGCTCGACCGGGCGCATGTTGCGCGCTTGTTGACGATTCCCGACGGGGTCACGGTTGCCTCGCGGCAGGGTGAAGAAGGGCGCTACCTCTTCATCTGCAACTGGACGGAACAAGTCGCGCGCGTGTTCTTGCCTGTCAAAGGCAAAGATGCATTGAGCGGCGCACCTGTGGGCGGCGACATCCCCGTTCCCCCGCTGGATGTGCGCATTCTCATCGTGTAG
- a CDS encoding FGGY family carbohydrate kinase produces the protein METYILGIDQGTSGSRALLLDTDGQPRGYGYQPLYGQTPHPNHVEQRPHEVAEGVRRAIAIALEQAGATPRQIVACGIACQRNTDFVWDAQSGEPLANAISWQDLRTIPLLDELARTPFLSEADYRLGYPPGPYSAALHLAWRMRHQPDVRRAALDGRLRVGLSAAYLVHALGTPAEHAMDVSLVQALGVYDFRHNTYWDALLDWVGVPHTALPTPRPTVHEFGALQIGEAAVPVLAMLGDQQAALFGHGAHAPGQAKCTHGTATFVNVFTGQQAPYVRGVNTYFAWRLAETPTYCLEADTTVTGAGIRWLRTNARMFDEDADVSRFAAQVADSGGVVFVPAFTGLNVPYHDREARGTILGLTLGTTRAHIARAFLEAIGFQVRAILETMQRETDLAIERLSVDGGIARSDIACQILADTTGLPVVRPAFTEMAARGAALLAGMGAGWWRMETLPPLPEGETVFLPEWNDHQRDAAYARWQSAIEAVACFRSHTAHTGVEQ, from the coding sequence ATGGAGACCTACATCCTCGGAATTGACCAGGGAACAAGCGGAAGCCGTGCGCTCTTGCTTGACACCGACGGGCAACCGCGCGGCTATGGCTACCAGCCCCTCTACGGGCAAACACCCCATCCCAACCACGTGGAACAACGTCCGCACGAGGTCGCCGAAGGCGTGCGCCGTGCGATTGCCATCGCCCTGGAACAGGCGGGCGCAACCCCCCGGCAAATTGTGGCGTGCGGCATTGCCTGCCAGCGCAACACCGATTTTGTGTGGGACGCCCAGAGCGGCGAACCGCTGGCAAACGCCATCTCCTGGCAGGATTTACGCACAATCCCCCTGTTGGACGAACTGGCGCGAACGCCTTTCCTGAGCGAAGCCGATTATCGCCTGGGGTATCCCCCCGGACCCTACAGCGCCGCCTTGCACCTGGCGTGGCGTATGCGCCACCAACCCGACGTGCGCCGTGCCGCGCTCGATGGGCGTTTGCGGGTGGGGCTTTCGGCGGCGTATCTCGTCCACGCCCTTGGAACACCCGCCGAGCACGCTATGGATGTCTCGCTGGTGCAGGCGCTGGGGGTGTACGATTTCCGACACAACACGTATTGGGACGCCCTGCTCGACTGGGTGGGCGTACCGCACACAGCGTTGCCGACGCCACGCCCCACCGTGCACGAATTCGGTGCTTTGCAGATTGGTGAGGCGGCGGTGCCTGTGCTGGCAATGCTGGGCGACCAACAAGCCGCCCTGTTTGGGCATGGCGCCCACGCCCCAGGGCAAGCCAAATGCACGCATGGCACAGCCACGTTCGTCAATGTCTTCACCGGTCAGCAAGCCCCCTACGTGCGCGGTGTCAACACCTACTTTGCCTGGCGTCTGGCTGAAACGCCCACCTACTGCCTTGAAGCCGATACCACCGTCACCGGCGCAGGCATTCGCTGGCTTCGCACCAATGCCCGCATGTTTGACGAAGACGCCGACGTCAGCCGCTTTGCCGCCCAGGTCGCCGACAGCGGCGGCGTTGTTTTTGTGCCCGCCTTCACCGGTTTGAACGTGCCCTACCACGACCGAGAAGCCCGCGGCACGATTTTGGGGCTCACACTGGGGACGACGCGCGCGCATATCGCCCGCGCTTTCCTCGAAGCCATCGGCTTTCAAGTGCGCGCCATTCTCGAAACGATGCAGCGCGAAACAGACCTCGCTATCGAACGGCTTTCGGTAGATGGGGGAATTGCGCGCAGTGATATCGCCTGCCAGATTCTTGCGGATACGACCGGCTTGCCCGTTGTGCGTCCCGCCTTCACCGAAATGGCAGCGCGCGGCGCGGCGTTGCTCGCCGGTATGGGGGCGGGCTGGTGGCGTATGGAGACGCTCCCGCCGCTCCCTGAAGGCGAAACCGTTTTTCTACCCGAATGGAACGACCATCAGCGTGATGCCGCCTATGCCCGCTGGCAATCCGCCATTGAAGCCGTGGCCTGTTTTCGCTCGCACACAGCCCACACAGGAGTGGAACAATGA
- a CDS encoding HAD-IIA family hydrolase — translation MIIRRPKRLYDVYIFDLDGTVYLGDALLPTAGETLHALRAHGRRVLFVSNNPTRTREEYAQKLTRLGVPTPPEDVINSTVVLVDFLRHELPNGRLFVIGEEPLCRTLRAAGFELCDDPQRIDAVIASFDRTFDYRKLQIGFDALRNGARFFATNADRYCPVPGGGQPDAAAVIAALEASTGRTVEAVVGKPSRYMIETILRLVQRPPDACLMVGDRLETDVRMGLDAGMPSALTLTGATDAETVAHSPVQPTYVITELADLLRETPLADTIAD, via the coding sequence ATGATCATTCGTCGGCCGAAACGCCTCTACGACGTCTACATCTTCGACCTCGATGGCACGGTCTATTTGGGCGACGCCCTGCTTCCCACCGCAGGCGAAACCTTGCATGCGCTCCGTGCTCATGGGCGGCGTGTGCTCTTTGTCTCCAACAACCCCACGCGCACACGCGAAGAGTATGCCCAGAAACTCACCCGCCTGGGCGTCCCGACGCCCCCCGAAGACGTGATCAATTCCACCGTTGTGCTGGTGGATTTTTTGCGGCATGAACTGCCGAACGGGCGTCTTTTCGTCATCGGCGAAGAACCATTGTGCCGCACCCTGCGTGCCGCCGGCTTTGAACTCTGCGACGACCCACAACGTATTGACGCCGTCATCGCCAGTTTCGACCGCACATTCGACTACCGCAAACTGCAAATCGGGTTCGACGCCCTGCGCAATGGCGCGCGCTTTTTTGCCACCAACGCCGACCGCTATTGCCCTGTGCCCGGCGGTGGACAACCCGACGCCGCCGCCGTCATTGCCGCGCTGGAAGCCAGCACGGGGCGCACTGTCGAAGCGGTCGTGGGCAAACCATCGCGCTACATGATTGAAACCATCTTGCGCCTTGTCCAACGCCCACCGGACGCCTGCCTGATGGTCGGCGACCGCCTGGAAACGGACGTGCGTATGGGGCTGGACGCCGGTATGCCCTCGGCGTTGACGCTCACCGGCGCAACCGACGCCGAAACAGTGGCGCACTCGCCTGTGCAACCAACCTATGTGATTACCGAACTCGCCGACTTGTTGCGCGAAACGCCTTTAGCGGATACCATCGCCGATTGA
- a CDS encoding carbohydrate ABC transporter permease, translating into MISSQHQRRFWQQTLIYALLILMTVLWLIPVISAVLTALRPFNEILTYGFWSLPRDITLQNFVEAWRRGGLSRYLPNSFIITLPSLVGTLFLSSMAAYALARFRFRGDRFLLFVFVGGMMLPFQILLLPVFRLTDALGLYDTYWGLILFHTSFQLGFCTFVLRNYMRTVPQDILDAARVDGCNEFRIFWQIMLPLTKPALAALATLEFTWIFNDFLWALVLIQRESLKPVTAGLATLQGQYVTDWTVIVAGALLATLPTVIVFLALQRYFIRGLTLGAVK; encoded by the coding sequence ATGATTTCGTCTCAGCATCAGCGCCGTTTTTGGCAACAAACGCTCATTTACGCGTTGCTCATCCTGATGACCGTGTTGTGGCTGATTCCCGTCATCAGTGCCGTTCTGACGGCGTTGCGTCCGTTCAATGAGATTCTGACATACGGCTTTTGGAGCTTGCCGCGCGACATCACCCTGCAAAACTTTGTCGAAGCGTGGCGGCGCGGTGGGTTGAGCCGCTATTTGCCCAACAGCTTCATCATCACCCTGCCCTCACTCGTGGGAACGCTCTTCCTTTCCTCTATGGCGGCCTATGCGTTGGCGCGTTTCCGCTTTCGAGGCGACCGTTTCCTGCTCTTTGTCTTTGTCGGCGGCATGATGCTCCCCTTCCAAATTTTATTGTTGCCGGTGTTCCGCTTGACGGACGCCCTGGGGCTCTATGACACCTACTGGGGGCTCATTCTCTTCCACACCTCATTCCAGCTGGGATTTTGCACGTTCGTTTTGCGCAACTACATGCGCACCGTCCCCCAAGACATTCTGGACGCCGCCCGTGTTGATGGGTGCAATGAATTCCGCATTTTCTGGCAAATTATGCTCCCGCTCACCAAACCCGCGTTGGCGGCGCTTGCCACCCTCGAATTTACCTGGATTTTCAACGATTTTCTCTGGGCGCTCGTCCTCATTCAGCGCGAATCGCTCAAACCCGTCACGGCGGGGCTGGCGACCTTGCAGGGACAATACGTTACCGACTGGACGGTCATCGTCGCGGGGGCGTTGCTGGCAACCTTGCCGACCGTCATCGTCTTCCTTGCCCTGCAACGCTACTTCATTCGCGGGTTGACGCTGGGAGCAGTGAAATGA
- a CDS encoding carbohydrate ABC transporter permease yields the protein MSVSTLPAQQTRAKRGKPLRERLIPYAFLALPLTLYTVWVIGPMLYSFYLSFTSWDGLTAPTFIGLKNYARLLDDPVFWKSLTNNLKWIGAFITIPVFLGLTLAALLNRQIKGAWFFKVAFFAPMVLSLVVVGLIWGWLYHPAGGLINTTLRAVGLDNLAMGWLSNEKTVLWAIIVAGIWRQTGYVMILYLAGMQSIDPTLADAAYVDGASEWQTFWKVILPLLQPVTIVVIVISIIDSLRAFDLVYIMTRGGPYNSSNVLANFMYIEAFNNYRMGYGSAIAVVLFLISAVFIFFYLIIVMRDELEY from the coding sequence ATGAGTGTCTCAACCCTGCCCGCCCAGCAAACACGCGCCAAACGTGGGAAACCCCTTCGCGAGCGCCTGATACCGTATGCCTTTCTGGCGTTGCCGTTGACGCTTTACACCGTTTGGGTGATTGGACCCATGCTGTACTCGTTTTATTTGAGTTTTACATCGTGGGACGGCTTGACCGCCCCCACGTTTATTGGCTTGAAAAATTATGCTCGCCTGTTAGACGACCCTGTTTTTTGGAAATCCTTGACGAACAATCTCAAATGGATTGGCGCATTTATCACCATCCCCGTCTTTTTGGGGTTGACATTGGCGGCGCTCCTCAATCGCCAAATCAAGGGCGCGTGGTTTTTCAAAGTCGCCTTTTTCGCCCCCATGGTGCTCTCGCTCGTCGTTGTCGGGCTGATTTGGGGCTGGCTGTATCATCCCGCCGGTGGGCTGATCAACACCACCTTGCGTGCTGTCGGGCTGGACAATCTCGCCATGGGGTGGTTGAGCAACGAAAAAACGGTTCTTTGGGCGATTATCGTGGCGGGTATTTGGCGGCAAACCGGCTATGTGATGATTCTCTACCTCGCCGGCATGCAAAGTATTGACCCCACGCTTGCCGACGCCGCTTACGTGGATGGCGCAAGCGAGTGGCAAACCTTCTGGAAAGTGATTCTGCCGCTTTTGCAACCGGTCACGATCGTGGTCATCGTCATCAGCATCATTGACTCTTTGCGCGCGTTCGACCTGGTCTACATCATGACGCGCGGCGGCCCGTACAATTCGTCCAACGTGTTAGCCAACTTCATGTACATCGAAGCCTTTAACAACTACCGCATGGGCTACGGCTCGGCGATTGCCGTCGTGCTCTTTCTGATTAGCGCCGTCTTCATCTTCTTCTACCTGATTATCGTCATGCGTGATGAACTGGAATACTGA
- a CDS encoding ABC transporter substrate-binding protein has translation MFRSSRRLLFALLSILLIALAACGGGESTGQQEEAQPAEPTVIEKEVTKVVEKEVVKPTRILVYNSYMGDPTPRKADEELVQMFKEKHPDVEVIHSIVAHEDFKQAIRAYLTSSSPPDVLTWFAGNRLRFFVNNGQVMDISDVWQEQGWLESYPKGFVALSSVGDRQYFVPTSWYWWAIYYRPSIFEQYGITPPQTWDELLAACDTLSANGITPITIGTKYRWTAAAWFDYINMRVNGPEFHINLMEGKERYDDPRVRQVFDYWKQLFDHNCFIEDASAYSWQEALTFMIQGDAAMYLMGDFIRDSFPDELENDLDFFRFPIIDPNVPIGEDAPTDGYFIPANAPHPDTAKEFIAFVGSAEVQEYFARTLGRLATNGDVDISVYTPVQQKGIKMIQEADYVAQFYDRDTTPPMADKGMNGFMEFWANPDRIDDILADLEKARQEIFAESQ, from the coding sequence ATGTTCCGTTCGTCTCGTCGTCTGTTGTTTGCATTGTTGAGCATCTTGCTCATCGCGCTGGCTGCCTGTGGCGGCGGTGAATCCACCGGCCAGCAGGAAGAAGCGCAACCCGCCGAACCGACTGTTATCGAAAAAGAAGTCACCAAAGTCGTTGAAAAAGAAGTTGTCAAACCGACCCGTATCCTTGTGTACAACTCGTACATGGGCGACCCCACGCCGCGCAAAGCGGACGAAGAACTCGTCCAAATGTTCAAGGAAAAGCATCCGGATGTCGAAGTCATTCACAGTATTGTCGCGCACGAAGACTTCAAGCAAGCCATCCGCGCTTACCTCACCTCGTCCAGCCCGCCCGACGTGCTGACCTGGTTTGCCGGCAACCGCTTGCGCTTCTTCGTCAACAATGGGCAGGTGATGGACATTAGCGACGTCTGGCAGGAACAGGGCTGGTTGGAGTCCTATCCCAAGGGCTTTGTGGCGTTGAGCAGTGTCGGCGATCGCCAATACTTCGTGCCCACATCCTGGTACTGGTGGGCGATTTACTACCGCCCGTCCATCTTCGAGCAGTACGGAATCACCCCGCCCCAAACGTGGGATGAACTGCTCGCCGCGTGTGATACGCTTTCCGCCAACGGCATTACGCCCATCACCATTGGCACCAAATATCGCTGGACGGCGGCCGCCTGGTTTGACTACATCAACATGCGCGTCAATGGTCCTGAATTCCACATCAACCTGATGGAAGGCAAGGAACGCTACGACGACCCGCGCGTGCGCCAGGTGTTCGACTACTGGAAGCAACTCTTCGACCACAACTGCTTCATCGAAGACGCCTCGGCCTACTCGTGGCAGGAAGCGTTGACTTTCATGATTCAGGGCGACGCCGCCATGTACCTCATGGGCGACTTCATCCGCGACAGTTTCCCGGATGAACTCGAAAACGACCTGGACTTCTTCCGCTTCCCCATCATTGACCCCAATGTGCCCATTGGCGAAGACGCGCCGACGGATGGCTACTTCATCCCAGCGAACGCGCCGCACCCGGACACCGCCAAGGAGTTCATCGCCTTCGTCGGTTCCGCCGAAGTGCAGGAATACTTCGCCCGCACGCTGGGACGCCTCGCCACCAACGGCGACGTAGACATCTCGGTGTACACGCCCGTCCAGCAAAAGGGCATCAAGATGATTCAGGAAGCCGATTACGTGGCGCAGTTCTACGACCGCGACACGACGCCGCCCATGGCGGACAAGGGCATGAACGGGTTCATGGAATTCTGGGCGAACCCCGATCGCATTGACGATATTCTGGCGGACCTTGAAAAGGCGCGCCAGGAAATCTTCGCCGAATCGCAATAA
- a CDS encoding LacI family DNA-binding transcriptional regulator encodes MGASKRRVTLQDVADHAGVSRQTVSRVINNDPRVADETRQRVQAAIEALGYRPNEAARSLARGRANVIGIVVPYTADYLFSDPHLLQFIAGVDDEANKRDYSLLLSTGRARNDLSAYERVARTGFVDGVIVVETVLTAQGLDILKEQGLPCVVLGYGVRNADIYCVHADDLGGARLGTLHLLSLGHRRIGVISGPEHTVIAVEDRLRGIERTLREHGITLEPSLVVYGDFTSRSGYKGARELMNRPEPPTAIFALNDRMAIGAIRYLKEAGYRVPDDVSVIGFDNIPLAESFEPPLTTISQPTLQMGQQAARLLFDLMKGYEPITRALVLPAELIVRHSTGPAPQPADTSTKTHT; translated from the coding sequence ATGGGCGCATCGAAACGACGGGTGACACTTCAAGATGTAGCCGACCATGCCGGCGTCTCGCGCCAAACAGTCTCGCGCGTCATCAACAACGACCCCCGTGTCGCCGATGAAACCCGTCAGCGTGTCCAGGCGGCTATCGAGGCGTTAGGTTATCGCCCCAACGAAGCCGCCCGCTCCCTGGCGCGTGGCCGCGCCAATGTCATCGGTATCGTCGTCCCCTACACGGCTGATTACCTCTTCTCTGACCCGCATTTGCTTCAATTCATCGCCGGCGTGGATGACGAAGCCAACAAACGCGATTATTCCCTGCTTCTCTCTACCGGGCGTGCGCGCAATGACCTCTCCGCCTATGAGCGCGTAGCGCGCACAGGTTTTGTAGATGGCGTGATTGTCGTCGAGACGGTACTCACCGCACAGGGGCTAGATATTCTCAAAGAGCAAGGCTTGCCCTGTGTGGTGCTGGGCTATGGTGTGCGCAACGCCGACATCTACTGTGTGCATGCCGACGACCTCGGCGGTGCGCGCTTGGGCACTTTGCACCTGCTGAGCCTGGGGCATCGTCGCATCGGCGTGATTAGCGGCCCTGAACACACAGTGATTGCCGTTGAAGACCGGTTGCGCGGTATCGAGCGGACATTGCGCGAACATGGTATCACGCTTGAGCCCAGCCTTGTTGTCTATGGCGACTTCACCTCGCGAAGTGGATACAAGGGGGCGCGTGAACTCATGAATCGTCCCGAGCCGCCCACCGCCATCTTCGCCCTCAACGACCGCATGGCGATTGGTGCGATTCGCTACCTCAAAGAAGCGGGCTACCGTGTTCCGGACGATGTCTCTGTCATTGGCTTCGACAATATCCCGCTGGCGGAATCCTTCGAGCCGCCATTGACCACTATCAGCCAGCCAACATTGCAAATGGGGCAACAAGCCGCGCGCTTGTTGTTTGACCTCATGAAAGGGTATGAACCAATCACTCGCGCGCTTGTTCTGCCTGCCGAGTTGATTGTGCGCCATTCCACCGGACCCGCACCGCAACCAGCAGACACTTCCACCAAAACACATACCTGA
- the typA gene encoding translational GTPase TypA yields the protein MTTRRTDLRNIAIIAHVDHGKTTLVDAMLRQARVFRENQAVRERVLDSNDLERERGITILAKNTAIRWNGVKINIVDTPGHADFGGEVERVLNMVDGVLLLVDAVEGPMPQTRFVLRKALELGHKAVVVINKMDRPNARPDWVVDQTFDLFVDLGATDEQADFTVVYTNALTGQASLTPEALGPDLTPLFEAILALPAPEVRPEEPLQLLVTSLDYDDYKGRIAIGRLHSGTLRRAQEVALGRPDTDLRRGKVAELFVFENLGRHAVDEAAAGEIVAVTGLPDVQIGETITDVDTPRLLPPIAVEEPTVRMAFMVNTSPFAGREGQYVTSRVIRERLLRELERNVALRVEETENADTFLVSGRGELHLAILIETMRREGYEFAVGRPQVIYREIDGVLHEPFEEVFIEVHEDFVGAVVEMLGKRRGQMLDMTSAAQDGTVSLRYLVPTRGLLGFRSRFLTATRGTGILHSVFHGYLPWAGDMEVRETGSLVAYETGVTTSYALNNAQERGTLFVGPGEEVYAGQIVGQHSRPGDLLINVCKKKHVTNHRRAFAEEGILLTPPVRFTLDEAIEYIGDDEIVEVTPQSIRLRKKELDAEKRQKAAKALRAG from the coding sequence ATGACGACACGACGAACCGACTTGCGCAACATTGCGATTATTGCTCACGTTGACCATGGCAAGACCACACTGGTGGATGCCATGCTGCGGCAAGCCCGCGTCTTCCGCGAAAACCAGGCGGTGCGTGAGCGTGTGCTGGACTCAAACGACCTGGAACGTGAGCGCGGTATTACCATTCTCGCGAAAAACACCGCCATCCGATGGAATGGCGTCAAAATCAACATTGTGGATACACCGGGGCACGCTGATTTTGGGGGCGAGGTGGAGCGCGTCCTCAACATGGTGGATGGTGTGCTGTTGCTGGTGGATGCGGTTGAAGGTCCGATGCCACAAACACGCTTTGTGCTCCGCAAGGCATTGGAATTGGGGCACAAAGCGGTGGTCGTTATCAACAAAATGGACCGCCCGAATGCCCGCCCCGATTGGGTCGTGGATCAAACGTTTGATTTGTTTGTGGACTTGGGCGCGACAGATGAGCAAGCCGACTTCACGGTGGTGTATACCAACGCCCTGACCGGGCAAGCCAGCCTGACGCCTGAGGCGCTGGGTCCTGACTTGACGCCGCTTTTTGAAGCGATTCTTGCATTACCCGCGCCAGAGGTGCGCCCTGAAGAACCTTTGCAACTGCTCGTCACCAGCCTTGACTACGATGATTACAAAGGGCGCATTGCTATCGGGCGTCTGCACAGCGGCACATTGCGGCGCGCGCAAGAAGTGGCCTTGGGGCGCCCCGACACCGACTTGCGGCGCGGCAAGGTGGCGGAGTTGTTTGTGTTCGAGAATTTAGGCCGCCATGCTGTGGATGAAGCCGCCGCCGGCGAGATTGTGGCCGTCACCGGGCTTCCCGATGTCCAAATTGGCGAGACGATTACGGATGTGGATACGCCGCGTTTGCTTCCCCCTATCGCGGTGGAAGAGCCGACTGTGCGTATGGCGTTCATGGTCAATACCAGCCCTTTCGCCGGACGTGAAGGACAATACGTCACCAGCCGCGTCATTCGCGAGCGTCTCTTGCGCGAGTTGGAGCGCAATGTGGCGTTGCGTGTGGAAGAGACGGAGAACGCGGACACGTTCCTTGTGAGCGGGCGAGGCGAGTTGCACCTGGCAATTCTCATCGAAACGATGCGGCGCGAAGGGTATGAGTTTGCTGTGGGGCGTCCACAGGTGATTTACCGGGAAATTGACGGTGTGTTGCATGAACCGTTTGAAGAGGTGTTCATCGAGGTGCACGAAGATTTTGTGGGCGCTGTGGTGGAGATGCTGGGGAAACGGCGCGGCCAAATGCTTGATATGACGAGCGCCGCCCAAGACGGCACGGTTTCATTGCGCTATCTGGTGCCCACACGCGGCTTGCTTGGTTTTCGCAGCCGTTTTCTGACGGCGACACGCGGTACCGGCATTTTGCATAGCGTCTTCCATGGCTATCTTCCTTGGGCGGGCGACATGGAAGTGCGCGAAACCGGCTCGCTGGTGGCCTATGAAACGGGTGTGACAACGAGTTATGCGCTCAACAATGCGCAAGAACGCGGCACATTGTTCGTCGGTCCTGGCGAAGAGGTGTACGCAGGGCAAATTGTGGGGCAGCATTCGCGCCCAGGGGATTTGCTCATCAACGTCTGCAAGAAGAAGCATGTCACAAACCATCGGCGTGCTTTTGCCGAAGAAGGTATTTTGCTGACGCCACCCGTCCGCTTCACTCTGGATGAAGCCATCGAATACATTGGCGATGATGAAATAGTGGAGGTCACACCGCAGAGTATTCGTTTGCGCAAGAAAGAGTTGGATGCTGAAAAGCGCCAGAAAGCGGCGAAAGCGTTGCGGGCTGGGTAG